A genome region from Erigeron canadensis isolate Cc75 chromosome 3, C_canadensis_v1, whole genome shotgun sequence includes the following:
- the LOC122592603 gene encoding protein unc-13 homolog: protein MEEENEVELLQRYRRDRKILLNYLLSGTLIKKVVMPPGAVSLDDVDLDQVSVDFVLNSVKKGDELELSEAIRDYHDSTAFPHMNAESEGEFFLATNPESAGSPPRRAPPVVPFVVPSPITPDITSLPFEATEEDESDTVSKLQTLNSVQDRNLTVDDIDDFEDEDDLEELTSHRYSRRSLNDTADLVVGLPSFATGITDDDLRETAYEILLAAAGASGGLIVPSKEKKKEKKSRLLKKLGRSKSEQVTAHSQQSTGLTGLLETMRIQMEISEAMDIRTRQGLLNAMAGKVGKRMDALLIPLELLSCVSRTEFSDKKAYIRWQKRQLNMLEEGLVNHPVVGFGESGRKASEMRVLLARIEESESFAPSVGELQRIECLRSLREIAIPLAERPARGDLTGEVCHWADGYHFNVRLYEKLLLSIFDVLDEGKLTEEVEEILELLKSTWRILGITETIHHTCYAWVLFRQFVMTREHTLLRHAIEQLNKVPMKEERGPQERMHLKSLYCKVENEDGSEELTFIQSFLMPIQKWADKQLADYHVHFPEALAMMEHVISISMVARRLLQEEHGSAMQNASVTDGDKIESYVSSSIKSAFVRILQDVETMSNATDEHPLALLGEETKKLLKRDATIFMPVLSQWHPQAVVVSASLLHKLYGSKLKPFLGSVEQLTEDVVMVFPAADSFEEYVMDLITSSGGGGEAEVSLKKLAPYKIETISGTLVLRWVNSQLSRILSWVERAIQQERWEPVSMQQRHGSSIVEVYRIVEETVDQFFALKIPMRSGEMNSLFRGIDNAFQVYAKHVVDNLASKEDIIPPVPILTRYRRESGIKAFVKKELNDPRLPDMRKSRDINVLTTSTLCVQLNTLYYGISHLNRLEDSIWERWTRKTKHGKSNKKSTDENSRKESFDGSRKDINAAIDRICEFTGFKIIFWDLREPFIENLYRPSVSESRLETLIEPLDVELNQLCDVIVEQLRDRIVTSLLQASLDGLIRVLLDGGPARLFISSDAKYLEEDLEVLKEFFISGGDGLPRGVVENQVARVRQVIKLQGYETRELIDDLRSTSVSDRSKLGADSKTLLRILCHRSDSEASQFLKKQYKIPKSAA from the exons ATGGAAGA GGAGAATGAAGTGGAGTTGTTACAGAGATACAGGAGAGATAGAAAGATATTATTGAATTATTTGTTATCTGGcactttaattaaaaaagttgttaTGCCACCTGGTGCTGTTTCTCTAGATGATGTTGATCTTGATCAAGTTAGTGTTGATTTTGTTCTCAATTCTGTTAAGAAAG GTGATGAGCTTGAACTTTCGGAAGCTATTAGAGATTATCATGATAGTACAGCGTTCCCTCATATG AATGCAGAGTCTGAAGGCGAGTTCTTTTTGGCTACCAATCCTGAATCAGCAGGTTCACCTCCAAGAAGGGCACCGCCAGTGGTTCCTTTTGTAGTACCATCACCCATCACGCCAGACATAACATCACTGCCCTTTGAGGCAACAGAAGAGGATGAATCGGATACGGTGTCAAAATTGCAAACCCTTAACTCGGTGCAAGATCGAAATTTAACTGTTGATGACATTGATGATTTTGAGGATGAAGATGATTTAGAGGAACTTACTAGTCATAGGTATTCAAGGAGATCACTGAATGATACAGCCGATCTTGTTGTGGGGTTGCCTTCATTTGCAACAG GTATAACTGATGATGATCTCCGTGAAACCGCCTATGAAATTTTATTGGCTGCTGCTGGGGCTTCAGG gGGCCTTATAGTGCCATCgaaggaaaagaagaaagaaaagaaatccAGGCTGTTGAAAAAGCTTGGACGAAGTAAGAGTGAACAGGTTACAGCCCATTCCCAACAATCAACTGGTCTGACAGGTCTGCTGGAGACAATGCGCATCCAAATGGAG ATTTCAGAAGCAATGGACATTAGAACAAGACAAGGGCTATTAAATGCAATGGCTGGTAAAGTGGGCAAAAGAATGGATGCTCTTTTGATTCCTCTAGAGTTGTTATCGTGTGTTTCTCGAACTGAATTTTCTGACAAGAAAGCTTATATAAGATGGCAAAAGAGACAA TTGAATATGCTGGAGGAAGGACTTGTTAATCACCCAGTTGTGGGATTTGGAGAATCTGGACGCAAAGCAAGTGAAATGAGAGTTCTTTTAGCAAGAATTGAAGAATCTGAG TCATTTGCACCTTCTGTGGGTGAACTTCAACGCATAGAATGCTTAAGATCTTTGAGGGAGATTGCCATTCCACTTGCAGAGAGGCCGGCTCGTGGTGACTTAACTGGTGAAGTATGTCATTGGGCAGATGGGTATCATTTTAATGTCAGGCTTTATGAGAAACTCCTTCTCAGCATTTTTGATGTTCTAGATGAAGGAAAACTAACAGAG gaAGTGGAAGAAATACTTGAACTTCTAAAGTCAACCTGGCGTATCTTGGGAATAACAGAGACTATTCACCACACCTGCTATGCATGGGTTCTATTTCGTCAG TTCGTCATGACTAGAGAGCATACACTTCTTCGGCATGCCATTGAACAATTAAACAAAGTACCCATGAAAGAAGAACGAGGCCCCCAGGAAAGAATGCACTTAAAAAGCTTATATTGCAAGGTTGAAAATGAAGACGGGTCTGAAGAGCTAACCTTTATACAGTCCTTTCTAATGCCTATTCAGAAGTGGGCTGATAAGCAACTTGCAGATTACCACGTGCACTTTCCCGAG GCATTGGCAATGATGGAACATGTTATATCAATCTCAATGGTTGCAAGGCGACTGCTTCAGGAAGAACATGGATCG GCAATGCAGAATGCATCTGTGACAGATGGAGATAAGATAGAATCCTATGTATCGTCATCCATCAAAAGTGCATTTGTAAGG ATATTGCAGGATGTTGAGACAATGTCCAATGCAACAGATGAACATCCATTGGCATTATTAGGAGAAGAGACCAAGAAACTTTTGAAGAGGGATGCAACCATATTCATGCCGGTATTATCTCAATGGCATCCGCAAGCTGTGGTGGTTTCAGCATCTCTCCTTCACAAGCTTTATGGAAGCAAGTTG AAACCCTTCCTTGGTAGTGTTGAACAACTTACAGAGGATGTAGTTATGGTATTCCCGGCAGCTGATAGTTTTGAAGAGTATGTTATGGACCTGATCACATCTTCTGGTGGAGGAGGAGAAGCAGAGGTCTCCTTGAAAAAACTTGCTCCATACAAG ATTGAAACAATATCTGGAACACTGGTTTTGCGTTGGGTCAATTCTCAACTAAGCAGAATTTTGAGTTGGGTGGAGCGAGCTATTCAACAGGAG cGGTGGGAGCCTGTCTCAATGCAGCAACGGCATGGGAGTTCAATTGTTGAGGTTTATCGCATTGTTGAAGAG ACCGTTGATCAATTTTTCGCTCTAAAGATTCCTATGAGGTCCGGAGAAATGAATAGCCTATTCCGAGGCATTGATAATGCATTTCAAGTATATGCAAAACATGTTGTTGACAACTTGG CTAGCAAGGAAGATATTATCCCCCCCGTGCCAATTCTGACAAGATACAGGAGAGAAAGTGGAATCAAAGCTTTTGTCAAGAAAGAGTTGAATGATCCAAGGCTGCCTGATATGAGAAAGTCAAGAGATATCAATGTTTTGACAACATCAACACTATGTGTCCAGTTAAACACACTTTAT taCGGCATTAGTCATCTTAACAGACTGGAAGACAGCATTTGGGAACGCTGGACAAGGAAGACAAAGCATGGCAAATCAAATA AGAAGTCTACCGATGAGAACTCGAGAAAAGAAAGCTTTGATGGAAGTAGGAAAGACATAAATGCAGCCATTGACCGCATTTGTGAATTTACAG GTTTTAAGATAATTTTCTGGGATCTAAGGGAACCATTCATTGAGAATCTATATAGACCTAGTGTTTCTGAATCCAGATTGGAAACACTCATTGAGCCACTTGATGTG GAATTAAATCAACTGTGCGATGTCATTGTGGAGCAACTTAGGGATCGAATTGTAACCAGCCTACTTCAAGCATCACTG GATGGTCTAATCAGAGTACTATTAGACGGTGGTCCAGCACGGTTGTTTATTTCTTCTGATGCTAAATACTTGGAAGAAGATTTGGAGGTTCTAAAG GAATTTTTTATATCTGGCGGAGATGGTCTTCCCCGTGGAGTTGTTGAAAATCAAGTAGCACGTGTTCGACAGGTGATCAAGCTGCAGGGATACGAG ACACGGGAGCTCATTGATGACTTAAGATCCACAAGTGTTTCAGACAGAAGCAAGTTGGGCGCTGATAGCAAAACACTCCTGAGAATATTGTGTCACAGAAGTGACTCCGAGGCTTCTCAATTCCTCAAGAAACAATACAAAATTCCTAAATCTGCCGCATAG
- the LOC122592536 gene encoding gamma-soluble NSF attachment protein, with product MAGVDPEKLVAKADKLTKLTLTRWSADWRNATEYYEQAANAFRSAKKHDKAKVAFEKASKGQEMLSSPWDAAKHMESAGALAVELSIWNEVADFYRRASELYNECGRSQPASDALAKGARALEDAKPDDAIAMYAEAISLLEEDGKENMVFDLYRAISNVHIKLMKYTDAANFLLKWAVAASKCNSLHSQCKAYLSAIIVYLYAHDFKQAEKCYNDCCQVDSFLSSDQSHCASKLLSAYREADVEELKRVAKSSIVSNLDHMIIRLARKLPTGEMIAMEVNSLEYGEALDEDDLT from the exons ATGGCCGGTGTCGATCCCGAGAAACTCGTCGCTAAAGCCGATAAACT AACAAAACTTACTTTAACACGATGGAGTGCTGACTGGAGGAATGCAACGGAATATTATGAGCAGGCAG CTAATGCGTTTAGGTCTGCCAAAAAGCACGACAAGGCAAAAGTAGCCTTTGAGAAAGCTTCAAAAGGACAAGAAATGCTCTCTTC ACCGTGGGATGCTGCTAAGCATATGGAGTCTGCTGGTGCGCTAGCAGTGGAATTGAGTATATGGAATGAAGTTGCTGATTTTTACAGAAGGGCTTCTGAGCTGTACAATGAGTGTGGGAGGTCACAGCCTGCATCTGACGCACTTGCAAAAGGTGCTCG TGCTCTTGAAGATGCTAAACCTGACGATGCTATAGCAATGTACGCTGAAGCCATATCGCTACTTGAGGAGGATGGCAAGGAAAATATGGTGTTTGATTTATACCGTGCCATCAGTAATGTTCACATAAAGCTTATGAA GTATACTGATGCTGCAAATTTTCTCCTGAAATGGGCCGTAGCAGCTAGTAAATGCAATTCTCTTCATAGCCAGTGCAAG GCTTATCTTAGTGCAATCATTGTATACCTATATGCTCATGATTTCAAGCAAGCAGAAAAGTGCTATAATGATTGTTGCCA GGTCGATAGTTTCTTGAGTAGCGATCAAAGTCATTGTGCCAGTAAACTTCTTTCTGCATACAGAGAAGCCGATGTTGAAGAACTCAAACGTGTAGCGAAGTCTAGTATTGTTTCCAACCTTGACCATATG ATAATTAGACTTGCAAGGAAGCTCCCTACGGGTGAAATGATTGCAATGGAAGTCAATTCACTGGAGTATGGAGAGGCCCTAGATGAAGATGACCTAACTTAG